Proteins encoded by one window of Tunturibacter psychrotolerans:
- a CDS encoding DNA glycosylase AlkZ-like family protein, whose amino-acid sequence MPPSSAKSKKRVVIGTTLPPELDPGGDGVLALFHPITAKWFRAVFDAPTAPQVEGWPAIARGESTLILAPTGTGKTLTAFLWCLDKLMLQTAPEAERGCRVVYLSPLKALAADVERNLRSPLVGIANMAKHEGIAVRMPEISVRTGDTSQKERARFRKHPGDILITTPESLYLLLTSEAGESLRSVETVIVDEIHALVPSKRGAHMALSLERLETLTGRKLQRIGLSATQRPLEEVARFLGGAETSGYVPVKGTNLSHAAEVDAETNSVLMEVAGSEDSRVDGGVSAARFRPVTVVNAGARKLLELKVEVPVEDMARLGEIQEQPSGPASQGPKRTSIWQSIHPRLLEIIRGRTSTLIFVNARRVAERLAGALNELAGEQVALAHHGSLAAAQRTEIEELLKAGRIKALVATSSLELGIDMGAIDLVIQIEAPPSVASGMQRIGRAGHQVGAPSNGIIFPKYRADLIACAAVTRAMHEGHVESTRFLRNPLDVLAQQMVAVIAHPPLNVADAERRTRHRTEEEESPGVSYAALFSLVRGAAPFAGLSQSVFDGVLDMLAGRYPSDEFAELRPRITWDRNKNWITPRAGVKRIAILNGGTIPDRGTYGVFLAGQRSKPVRVGELDEEMVFESRTGDTFILGASTWRIDEITHDRVLVTPAPGEAGKMPFWHGDQAGRPLEFGRRIGALVRELRDAPRSVAMARLTTEHDLEPGAAENVLRYLADQELATVNVPDDQNIVVERVRDELGDWRVCVLTPFGSRVHAPWAMAVTAKLRATNGQEVETMWSEDGFVLRFPDTDEAPAIDPILLEPEEAADLVLRQLGSTALFAAKFRESAARALLLPRRRADGRTPLWQQRKRAYDLLSVASRYASFPIVLEAYRECLRDVFDMPALMETLRNIGSRSLRVHTVDSRTPSPFASALLFSYVANYIYDGDAPLAERRAQALSIDQDQLRELMGDADLRELLDRSAIEETEEQLQCVVEGYRARTADGVHDLLLRLGDLSRDELRLRCLTDEVASSVAKLMRARRVLEVRIGGEKRLIAVEDAARYRDGLGVPLPPGLPGAFLEEAHEALVDLVRRFARTHGPFTTHEVSERFELAAESVEAVLQRLVQSGKVVEGGFRPGGIHREWCDNEVLRAIRRRSLARLRKEIEPVEQRTLARLFTRWQGVVQPRRGLDALLDVIENLQGAPLPASILESEILPARLVGYKTADLDTLIAAGEVIWVGFDPIGERDGRIGLYLAEKLPSHWPMGRSLARQDGVRSAQGDGSDFALSETEEKIVEYLKARGASFFQDLHDGIGGGYPGETLEALWGLVWKGALTNDGMAALRAYCERPATNSSRKPARRVHQQTGFRSRRTTPPTAQGRWALNSAVFASGRSATEWSHAIAQQLLTRYGVVFRETAHAENLPGGFSAIYDVMKALEESGKIRRGYFAADLGATQFAMPAAVDLLRSLRVQQDPEKVEMLQLAATDPANPYGALLRWPAAPDAGSSLTRSVGARVILCDGALVAYLRRGNPNLQVFLPEEEPQRSQVARSLAEFLVSKVQGQEDAQGRGGILIASVNGIAVAEHPMARFLLDAGFAAGAMGFNVRRGLPPLPGPRGEVRANA is encoded by the coding sequence ATGCCGCCGAGCTCTGCCAAATCGAAGAAAAGAGTTGTGATTGGGACTACGTTGCCGCCGGAACTGGATCCCGGGGGCGATGGAGTTTTGGCGCTGTTTCATCCGATCACGGCGAAGTGGTTTCGGGCCGTGTTCGATGCTCCGACGGCTCCGCAGGTGGAGGGCTGGCCGGCGATCGCTCGTGGGGAGTCGACGCTGATACTGGCCCCGACGGGCACAGGTAAGACGCTGACTGCGTTTCTGTGGTGTCTTGATAAATTGATGTTGCAGACTGCGCCGGAGGCAGAGCGCGGATGTCGAGTGGTGTACCTTTCGCCTTTGAAGGCGTTGGCCGCGGATGTGGAGCGCAATCTGCGATCGCCTTTGGTGGGAATCGCGAACATGGCGAAGCACGAGGGTATTGCGGTGCGGATGCCTGAGATCAGCGTGCGTACGGGCGATACGTCGCAGAAGGAACGTGCGCGGTTTCGAAAGCATCCGGGCGACATTTTGATTACAACGCCAGAGAGTTTGTATCTGCTGCTGACCTCGGAGGCGGGAGAGTCGTTGCGGTCGGTGGAGACGGTGATCGTGGATGAGATCCATGCGCTGGTGCCGAGCAAGCGTGGGGCGCATATGGCTTTATCTCTGGAGCGGCTGGAGACGCTGACTGGGAGGAAGCTGCAACGGATTGGGCTGTCCGCTACTCAGAGACCGTTGGAGGAAGTGGCGAGGTTTCTGGGTGGGGCAGAGACGTCCGGATATGTGCCTGTGAAAGGCACGAATTTGAGTCATGCTGCGGAGGTTGATGCAGAGACGAACAGTGTGTTGATGGAAGTTGCGGGCAGCGAGGATTCGCGGGTTGACGGGGGAGTGAGTGCTGCGCGGTTTCGTCCTGTCACCGTGGTGAATGCGGGTGCGCGGAAGCTACTGGAGCTGAAGGTGGAGGTTCCAGTCGAAGATATGGCGAGACTAGGGGAGATTCAGGAGCAGCCGAGTGGACCGGCTTCGCAGGGACCGAAGAGGACTTCGATCTGGCAGTCGATTCATCCGCGTTTGCTTGAGATTATTCGCGGGCGGACGTCGACGCTGATCTTTGTGAATGCTCGACGCGTGGCGGAGAGGCTGGCTGGCGCTTTGAATGAGTTGGCTGGAGAACAGGTTGCGTTGGCACATCATGGCTCGCTGGCGGCTGCACAAAGGACAGAGATCGAGGAGTTGCTGAAGGCGGGGAGGATTAAGGCGCTGGTGGCGACTTCGTCGCTGGAGCTTGGGATCGATATGGGGGCGATCGATCTGGTGATTCAGATTGAGGCTCCGCCCAGCGTGGCAAGTGGGATGCAACGGATTGGACGGGCGGGACACCAGGTGGGGGCTCCGTCGAACGGGATTATCTTTCCGAAGTATCGGGCGGATTTGATTGCTTGTGCGGCGGTGACGCGGGCGATGCATGAGGGGCATGTGGAGTCGACGCGGTTTTTGCGGAATCCGTTGGATGTGCTGGCGCAGCAGATGGTGGCGGTGATTGCGCATCCGCCGTTGAACGTTGCTGACGCGGAGAGGCGGACCAGGCACAGGACTGAGGAGGAGGAGAGTCCGGGGGTTAGTTACGCGGCGCTGTTTAGTTTGGTGCGCGGGGCGGCGCCGTTTGCGGGGCTGAGTCAGAGCGTGTTTGATGGCGTGCTGGATATGTTGGCGGGGCGGTATCCGTCGGATGAGTTTGCCGAGCTGCGGCCGCGGATTACGTGGGACAGGAATAAGAACTGGATTACACCGCGCGCTGGGGTGAAGCGGATCGCGATTCTGAATGGTGGGACGATTCCTGATCGTGGAACGTATGGGGTGTTTCTGGCGGGACAGAGGTCGAAGCCGGTGCGGGTGGGGGAGTTGGACGAAGAGATGGTCTTCGAGAGTCGGACCGGAGATACGTTTATTCTTGGGGCTTCGACATGGCGCATCGATGAGATTACGCATGATCGGGTGCTGGTGACTCCGGCTCCGGGTGAGGCGGGGAAGATGCCGTTCTGGCATGGGGACCAGGCGGGGAGGCCTCTGGAGTTTGGGCGACGGATTGGCGCGCTGGTGAGGGAGTTGCGGGATGCTCCGCGCAGCGTGGCAATGGCGCGGTTGACAACGGAGCACGATCTGGAGCCGGGCGCGGCGGAGAATGTGCTGCGGTATTTGGCGGATCAGGAGCTGGCTACGGTGAATGTTCCTGATGACCAGAACATTGTCGTAGAGCGGGTGCGGGACGAGCTGGGGGATTGGCGGGTGTGTGTGTTGACGCCGTTCGGCAGCAGAGTGCACGCGCCGTGGGCGATGGCGGTGACGGCGAAGCTGCGGGCGACGAATGGGCAGGAAGTGGAGACGATGTGGTCGGAGGATGGTTTCGTGCTGCGCTTTCCTGACACCGACGAGGCTCCGGCGATTGATCCGATTCTGCTGGAGCCGGAGGAGGCGGCGGACTTGGTGCTGCGGCAGCTGGGGTCTACGGCGCTGTTTGCGGCGAAGTTTCGGGAGAGCGCGGCGCGGGCTTTGTTGTTGCCGAGGAGGAGAGCGGATGGGCGGACTCCGCTGTGGCAGCAGAGGAAGAGGGCTTATGACTTGCTGAGTGTGGCTAGCCGGTATGCGTCTTTTCCGATTGTGCTGGAGGCCTACAGGGAGTGTCTGCGAGATGTGTTTGACATGCCTGCTCTGATGGAGACGCTGCGGAATATTGGAAGCCGTTCGCTGCGCGTGCATACGGTGGATTCGCGGACGCCTTCGCCGTTTGCTTCGGCGCTGTTGTTCAGTTATGTGGCGAACTATATCTACGACGGGGACGCTCCGCTGGCGGAGCGGCGAGCGCAGGCGCTTTCGATCGATCAGGATCAGTTGCGGGAGTTGATGGGGGATGCGGATCTTCGCGAGCTTCTGGATCGGAGTGCGATTGAAGAAACGGAGGAGCAGTTGCAGTGCGTGGTGGAGGGTTATCGCGCGCGGACGGCGGATGGGGTGCATGATCTCTTGTTGCGGTTGGGGGATCTGAGCCGGGATGAGCTTCGGCTGCGATGTTTAACGGATGAGGTTGCAAGTTCGGTTGCGAAGTTGATGCGCGCTCGGCGGGTGCTTGAGGTGCGGATCGGCGGAGAGAAGAGGCTGATTGCGGTGGAAGATGCGGCGCGGTACCGAGATGGGCTCGGCGTGCCGCTGCCGCCGGGTCTGCCGGGAGCGTTTTTGGAGGAGGCTCATGAGGCTCTAGTAGATCTGGTGCGACGTTTTGCAAGAACGCATGGACCATTTACGACGCATGAGGTTAGTGAGCGGTTCGAACTCGCGGCGGAGAGTGTGGAGGCGGTGCTGCAGCGGTTGGTGCAGAGTGGCAAGGTGGTGGAGGGTGGGTTCCGGCCTGGAGGGATTCATCGGGAGTGGTGCGATAACGAAGTGTTGCGTGCGATTCGTCGGCGTTCGCTGGCTCGTCTTCGCAAAGAGATTGAGCCAGTTGAGCAGAGGACGCTGGCGAGATTATTTACGCGATGGCAGGGAGTGGTGCAGCCTCGGCGAGGACTGGATGCGCTGCTGGATGTGATTGAGAACCTGCAGGGGGCGCCCCTGCCTGCTTCGATTTTGGAGAGTGAGATATTGCCGGCGCGGTTGGTGGGGTATAAGACTGCGGATCTGGATACGTTGATCGCGGCGGGTGAGGTGATCTGGGTTGGGTTTGATCCGATTGGGGAGAGAGATGGACGGATTGGGCTTTATCTGGCGGAGAAACTGCCTTCGCATTGGCCGATGGGTCGTTCGTTGGCTCGGCAGGATGGTGTTCGCTCTGCTCAAGGTGACGGCTCTGATTTCGCGTTGAGTGAGACGGAAGAGAAGATTGTGGAGTATCTGAAGGCGCGAGGAGCTTCTTTCTTTCAAGATTTGCATGACGGGATTGGCGGCGGGTATCCGGGGGAGACGCTCGAGGCGTTGTGGGGGCTGGTTTGGAAGGGGGCGCTGACGAATGATGGAATGGCGGCGCTACGGGCTTACTGCGAGAGGCCTGCGACGAACAGCTCCAGAAAGCCTGCGCGACGGGTGCATCAACAGACGGGATTTCGGTCGCGGCGGACGACTCCGCCTACGGCGCAGGGACGATGGGCGTTGAATTCGGCGGTGTTTGCGAGTGGGCGGTCCGCGACGGAGTGGAGTCATGCGATTGCTCAGCAATTGCTGACGCGATATGGTGTGGTGTTTCGTGAGACGGCGCATGCGGAGAATCTGCCGGGAGGATTTTCGGCGATCTATGACGTGATGAAGGCGCTTGAAGAGAGCGGAAAGATTCGTCGCGGGTATTTTGCGGCTGATCTTGGCGCAACGCAGTTTGCAATGCCGGCGGCGGTTGATCTGCTGCGATCGCTTCGGGTGCAGCAAGATCCGGAGAAGGTGGAGATGTTGCAGTTGGCGGCGACTGATCCGGCGAATCCATATGGTGCGTTGCTGCGGTGGCCTGCAGCGCCGGATGCGGGGTCTTCGCTGACGCGGAGTGTTGGGGCGCGAGTGATTCTTTGCGATGGAGCGTTGGTCGCTTATCTGCGGAGAGGGAATCCGAATCTGCAAGTGTTTCTGCCGGAGGAGGAGCCGCAGCGGTCGCAGGTGGCGCGGAGTTTGGCGGAGTTTCTCGTGAGCAAGGTGCAGGGCCAGGAAGATGCGCAGGGTCGTGGCGGGATCCTGATTGCGAGTGTGAATGGGATTGCGGTGGCGGAGCATCCAATGGCGCGGTTTTTACTGGATGCTGGGTTTGCGGCCGGGGCGATGGGATTTAATGTGCGAAGAGGGCTGCCGCCTCTGCCGGGGCCTCGCGGTGAGGTAAGAGCGAATGCGTGA
- a CDS encoding DUF1624 domain-containing protein, which translates to MTTTLKPSSRLQSIDALRGAIMIIMALDHTRDFFHISATYFSPTDLTRTYPFLFFTRWITHFCAPVFTFTAGLGAFLWLQRGRTKTQLSRFLLTRGIWLIFLELTVMRLAYNFNFASRFPVLLLVMWELGGCMVALALLVQLPYPLLAAFSIAVIALHNLLDPINAASFGSYAGVWNVIHQPGAFIVHGLVIVVGYPLVPWIAVMSAGFCFGRVFLLEPARRQKIILATGCALTIAFIVLRAINLYGDPEKWSPQRSIIFTLLFFLNCTKYPPSLLYLLMTLGPALIVLALFGRHRFSTNNPIIVFGRVPLFYFIAHFYLIHLLSFLATWIRYGAQSYPILFSSPPAMGGPEKLFPADFGYPLWVVYAVWIFVVVSLYPLCRWFANIKATRTDWWLSYL; encoded by the coding sequence GTGACAACAACCCTCAAACCCAGTTCGCGTCTCCAATCCATCGACGCCCTGCGCGGCGCCATCATGATCATCATGGCGCTAGATCACACCCGCGACTTCTTTCACATCTCCGCGACGTACTTCTCGCCCACCGATCTCACCCGCACCTATCCCTTCCTCTTCTTCACCCGTTGGATCACCCACTTCTGCGCTCCCGTCTTCACCTTTACAGCTGGCCTCGGAGCTTTTCTGTGGCTCCAACGCGGGCGCACTAAAACTCAGCTATCGAGATTTCTGCTAACGAGAGGAATCTGGCTGATCTTTCTCGAACTTACCGTCATGCGTCTCGCCTACAACTTCAACTTCGCCTCCCGCTTTCCCGTCCTTCTTCTCGTCATGTGGGAGTTAGGCGGCTGCATGGTAGCGTTGGCGCTGTTAGTCCAACTTCCCTATCCTCTTCTCGCAGCCTTCAGCATCGCCGTTATCGCCCTGCATAACCTCCTCGACCCAATCAACGCCGCATCCTTCGGCAGTTATGCAGGAGTCTGGAACGTGATCCATCAACCCGGTGCCTTTATCGTCCATGGCTTAGTCATAGTCGTCGGCTACCCACTCGTACCCTGGATCGCCGTCATGTCCGCAGGCTTTTGCTTCGGTCGCGTCTTTCTACTGGAGCCCGCCCGCCGCCAAAAGATCATCCTTGCTACCGGCTGCGCGCTCACGATAGCTTTCATCGTTCTCCGCGCAATCAATCTCTACGGCGACCCCGAAAAATGGTCTCCTCAGCGCTCCATCATCTTCACGCTGCTATTTTTTCTTAATTGCACAAAGTATCCACCCTCACTGCTGTACCTGCTCATGACGCTAGGTCCTGCACTCATCGTCCTCGCGCTTTTCGGACGCCACCGATTCAGCACTAACAATCCCATCATCGTCTTCGGACGCGTCCCTCTCTTCTACTTCATCGCGCACTTCTATCTCATCCATCTCCTGTCATTTCTTGCCACCTGGATACGTTACGGCGCTCAATCCTACCCAATCCTCTTTAGCTCACCCCCGGCGATGGGTGGCCCCGAAAAACTCTTCCCCGCAGACTTCGGATATCCCCTTTGGGTCGTCTACGCCGTGTGGATCTTCGTCGTAGTCTCTCTCTACCCACTCTGCCGATGGTTCGCCAACATCAAAGCCACACGAACCGATTGGTGGCTCAGCTACCTGTAA
- a CDS encoding CheR family methyltransferase, translating to MACSDTDYAYLRELVLEQSSNLIDPSRNALFDTRLTPIARLSGADSLGDFVNMLKAGRPAHLHRAVAEAMTINETSFFRDMRPFEMLRQVLIPRLIEQRSEERRLRIWSAASSTGQEAYSLGMMIVEHFPELASWDVRIVGTDISRHVVDYARKGRYRRLEVNRGLPARMLLKYMTRDGEEWEINPQVRSLCEFHYANLCGPLPFLPFFDLVLLRNVLLYFSQQDRRALFSEIHRKLSPTGYLVLGNAEQAEDSTNLFEVEFGADCYFYRPASVS from the coding sequence ATGGCCTGTTCTGATACGGATTACGCTTATCTTCGTGAGCTTGTGCTGGAGCAGTCGTCGAACCTGATTGACCCGTCACGCAATGCTCTCTTCGACACGAGATTGACGCCGATCGCAAGGTTGTCGGGTGCGGACAGCCTTGGAGACTTCGTCAATATGTTGAAGGCGGGGAGGCCTGCTCATCTGCATCGGGCGGTTGCAGAGGCGATGACGATCAATGAGACGAGCTTCTTTCGAGATATGAGGCCGTTCGAGATGTTGCGGCAGGTGTTGATCCCGCGATTGATCGAGCAGCGAAGCGAGGAGCGACGTCTTCGGATCTGGAGCGCGGCAAGTTCGACCGGACAGGAGGCTTACAGCCTCGGGATGATGATCGTGGAACATTTTCCCGAGCTTGCGAGCTGGGATGTGAGGATCGTGGGCACGGATATTTCGCGGCACGTCGTTGACTATGCGCGGAAGGGGCGGTATCGGCGGCTCGAAGTAAATAGGGGGCTGCCTGCACGGATGCTGCTGAAGTATATGACCCGGGATGGGGAAGAGTGGGAGATCAATCCACAGGTTCGGTCGCTGTGCGAGTTTCATTATGCAAATTTGTGTGGGCCGCTTCCTTTTCTACCGTTCTTTGATTTGGTGCTGCTAAGAAATGTTCTGCTTTATTTTTCTCAGCAGGATCGCAGGGCGCTCTTCAGCGAGATTCATCGGAAGTTGTCCCCTACGGGCTACCTAGTTCTGGGAAACGCGGAACAGGCGGAGGATTCGACCAATCTGTTTGAGGTTGAGTTTGGGGCTGACTGCTACTTTTATCGTCCTGCGAGCGTCTCGTAG
- the cheB gene encoding chemotaxis-specific protein-glutamate methyltransferase CheB — MKPLDERPLRILAADDSAVMRGVMGQLFRMHAEDRLNDLPRMELCGVARDGVDCLEAVKRLLPDVLVLDLEMPRLNGLEVLRRLQVENPGLPVIMCSAHTERGARSTLEALACGAADYVTKPAEQRDFASAMLSLSQQLLPRIAELAKGAKRKEENAVARSGSGGAFKASSGVAPARAAYSPIEVVVIGLSTGGPSALEQLLPRLPADFPVPVLIVQHMPKLFTGALAERLDKSCSLRVKEAYENAMIRPGTIWLAPGDAHMEIGPGNGLTDRHDGGLAGRSSRVRLHQREPLNHCRPAVDYLFFSAARMYGASALALVMTGMGADGLDGARAVHESGGVVLAQDEASSAVWGMPGKVTEAGIASATLPLVEIASALKERINLGRLMKMDTAHHAASAMVPRREMTDGLF; from the coding sequence ATGAAACCTTTGGATGAACGGCCGCTCCGCATTCTTGCTGCGGACGACTCGGCAGTAATGCGCGGCGTGATGGGCCAGCTGTTTCGAATGCATGCTGAGGATCGATTGAACGATCTTCCACGCATGGAGTTGTGCGGGGTTGCGCGCGACGGAGTGGACTGCCTGGAGGCGGTGAAGCGGCTGTTGCCGGATGTGCTGGTGCTGGATCTTGAGATGCCGAGGCTGAATGGGCTGGAGGTGTTGCGCCGGTTGCAGGTCGAGAATCCGGGGCTGCCGGTGATTATGTGCAGCGCGCATACGGAGCGTGGGGCGCGGTCGACGCTGGAGGCACTGGCGTGTGGCGCTGCAGACTATGTGACGAAGCCGGCGGAGCAGCGAGACTTTGCTTCGGCGATGCTTTCGCTGTCGCAGCAACTGCTGCCGCGAATTGCTGAACTGGCCAAGGGGGCAAAGCGGAAGGAAGAGAATGCTGTCGCGCGCAGTGGCTCGGGCGGAGCTTTCAAGGCTTCGTCGGGTGTGGCGCCGGCGCGGGCGGCGTATTCTCCGATTGAGGTGGTGGTGATTGGCTTGTCTACGGGGGGGCCTTCTGCGTTGGAGCAGTTGCTACCGAGGCTGCCCGCGGATTTTCCTGTTCCTGTGTTGATTGTGCAGCACATGCCGAAGCTGTTCACCGGTGCGTTGGCGGAGCGGTTGGACAAGAGCTGTTCTCTGCGAGTGAAGGAAGCCTATGAGAACGCCATGATTCGACCTGGCACTATCTGGCTTGCGCCTGGAGATGCGCACATGGAGATTGGTCCGGGCAACGGATTGACGGATAGGCATGATGGCGGTTTGGCGGGGAGGAGCAGCAGAGTTCGACTGCATCAGCGGGAGCCTCTAAATCACTGCAGACCCGCGGTGGACTATCTGTTCTTTTCCGCGGCGCGGATGTATGGCGCGTCGGCCTTGGCGCTGGTGATGACGGGGATGGGGGCCGATGGTCTGGATGGAGCGCGAGCTGTGCATGAAAGCGGCGGAGTGGTGCTAGCGCAGGATGAGGCGAGCTCAGCGGTGTGGGGGATGCCAGGGAAGGTGACCGAGGCTGGCATCGCCAGTGCGACACTGCCGCTTGTGGAGATTGCGAGTGCGCTGAAGGAACGAATCAACTTGGGAAGATTGATGAAGATGGATACGGCACACCATGCAGCGTCCGCGATGGTGCCGCGGCGGGAGATGACCGATGGCCTGTTCTGA